One segment of Pseudomonas asgharzadehiana DNA contains the following:
- a CDS encoding Vps62-related protein, whose protein sequence is MLPSTGAFSMQPLQFNDLLISFTSEFLPLWNDKGSSAQKAVGLWRPSTTSDALSSFYALGDIAVGHYRNINQGKIVAVVSDANKADGTALRPPVDYQRVWHDEGTGAHSNLSIWRPLAPQGYVTMGLVCGVGYDKPSRHAVRCVREDLVVTAQLGELIWNDKGSGCANDLSIWSITAPEAPVGEAYLAPGTFLGHGSYAKPGIEAYSLRLALTTHLSDLPSPPVLTGHEIPSLDENTATLHACELPWFCVKDPELSAVEQLQSSPTYRLERTDRYRLGGFGHNTGQTPQPFMWTASKGELGTNARALAFNTSIDLCKEWPAHPQAFELSFSAQLDRDFTHTQRSAKGWSHSSPLEIIIYVPPKKAVAAYLLHSEYCLLRQDGSQVSATVSYTNGDHVYMSESPDTEPLPQEATPREEAAQAEPDLQVTGHDLIDNALTP, encoded by the coding sequence ATGCTCCCATCAACTGGAGCGTTTTCCATGCAACCTCTGCAATTCAACGACCTGCTCATCAGCTTTACCAGCGAGTTCTTGCCGCTGTGGAACGATAAGGGTTCCAGCGCACAAAAGGCCGTCGGCCTCTGGCGACCCAGCACAACATCCGATGCGCTGAGTTCGTTTTACGCCTTGGGCGATATCGCGGTCGGTCACTACCGCAATATCAACCAAGGCAAGATCGTCGCAGTGGTGAGCGACGCGAATAAGGCCGACGGCACGGCGCTGCGTCCGCCCGTTGACTACCAACGGGTGTGGCACGATGAAGGGACCGGGGCGCATAGCAACCTTTCCATCTGGCGCCCGCTTGCGCCGCAGGGCTACGTCACGATGGGGCTGGTGTGTGGCGTCGGCTACGACAAACCCTCGCGCCATGCCGTGCGCTGTGTGCGCGAAGACCTGGTCGTGACGGCGCAATTGGGCGAGCTGATCTGGAACGATAAAGGCAGCGGCTGCGCCAACGATTTAAGCATCTGGTCGATCACCGCACCCGAGGCGCCCGTCGGCGAAGCTTACCTGGCGCCCGGTACCTTCCTTGGTCATGGCAGTTATGCCAAGCCAGGTATTGAGGCCTACTCCCTGCGCCTGGCGTTGACCACCCATCTGAGCGACCTACCGTCACCTCCGGTTCTCACCGGGCACGAAATCCCCTCCCTGGATGAAAACACCGCCACGCTGCACGCCTGCGAGCTGCCGTGGTTTTGCGTAAAAGACCCGGAACTGAGCGCGGTCGAACAGCTTCAGTCGTCGCCCACCTACCGGCTCGAACGCACGGACCGTTATCGCCTCGGCGGCTTCGGGCACAACACCGGGCAGACCCCTCAGCCGTTTATGTGGACGGCCTCCAAAGGGGAACTGGGCACAAATGCCAGGGCCTTGGCGTTCAATACCAGCATCGACTTATGCAAAGAGTGGCCTGCGCATCCACAGGCGTTTGAGTTGAGTTTTTCGGCGCAGCTGGATCGTGACTTCACGCATACCCAACGCTCCGCGAAAGGCTGGAGTCATTCCTCGCCCTTGGAGATCATCATCTATGTCCCGCCGAAAAAGGCCGTGGCCGCTTACCTGTTACACAGTGAGTACTGCCTGCTGCGTCAGGATGGCAGCCAGGTTTCAGCGACCGTCAGCTACACCAATGGCGATCACGTTTATATGAGCGAATCTCCCGACACCGAGCCGCTGCCGCAAGAGGCAACCCCAAGGGAAGAAGCCGCACAAGCGGAGCCGGATCTACAGGTAACGGGCCATGATTTGATCGACAACGCCCTCACTCCGTAA
- a CDS encoding murein hydrolase activator EnvC family protein: MLRALITLALVCLLQPAFADERAQTQQQLDATRQDITELKKLLGKLQEEKSGVQKDLRGTETEMGKLEKQVQELQKELKKSESELERLDAEKKKLQSARVEQQRLIAIQARAAYQSGRQEYLKLLLNQQNPEKFARTLTYYDYLSKARLEQLKSFNETLRQLVNVEQEIANQQSQLQDQKSALDTQRDELDKVRKERQLALAKLNDDVKARDAKLQAREQDQADLAKVLKTIEETLARQAREAEEARQKALIAQQEAEKKRQREAELAATTDAPAPRKPAHSAPGPLVSSAGESFGGPFASARGKLPWPVDGRLLARFGETRGDDTRAKWDGVMISASAGSQVHAVHGGRVVFADWLRGAGLLVILDHGNGYLSLYGHNQTLLKSAGDVVKAGESISTVGNSGGQDTPALYFAIRQQGRPSDPAQWCRSQG, from the coding sequence ATGCTTCGCGCCTTGATTACCCTCGCTCTTGTCTGCCTGCTCCAACCGGCGTTTGCCGATGAGCGCGCACAAACCCAACAACAGTTGGACGCTACGCGTCAGGACATTACCGAGCTGAAAAAACTGCTCGGCAAGCTCCAGGAAGAAAAATCCGGAGTGCAGAAAGACCTGCGCGGCACGGAAACCGAAATGGGCAAGCTGGAAAAGCAAGTCCAGGAGCTGCAAAAAGAACTAAAGAAGAGCGAGTCGGAACTGGAGCGACTCGACGCTGAGAAAAAAAAACTCCAGAGCGCACGCGTTGAACAGCAACGCCTGATCGCGATCCAGGCCCGCGCCGCCTACCAGAGCGGCCGCCAGGAATACCTCAAGCTGCTGCTCAACCAGCAGAACCCCGAGAAATTCGCGCGCACCCTCACCTACTACGACTACCTGAGCAAGGCCCGCCTGGAGCAGCTCAAAAGCTTCAACGAGACGCTGCGCCAGTTGGTCAACGTGGAACAGGAGATCGCCAACCAGCAGTCGCAGTTGCAGGACCAGAAAAGCGCCCTCGACACCCAGCGCGATGAGCTCGACAAGGTCCGCAAGGAGCGCCAGCTGGCACTGGCCAAACTCAATGACGACGTGAAAGCCCGCGACGCCAAGCTGCAGGCCCGCGAGCAGGACCAGGCCGACCTGGCCAAAGTGCTCAAGACCATCGAAGAAACCCTGGCGCGCCAGGCACGTGAGGCTGAAGAAGCGCGGCAAAAAGCGCTGATCGCCCAGCAGGAAGCGGAAAAAAAGCGTCAGCGTGAGGCCGAACTGGCAGCCACCACCGACGCCCCGGCGCCCCGTAAACCGGCGCATTCCGCCCCAGGCCCGCTGGTTTCCAGCGCCGGCGAGTCCTTCGGCGGCCCTTTTGCTTCAGCCCGAGGCAAACTTCCATGGCCAGTTGATGGTCGATTGCTGGCACGCTTTGGGGAAACCCGTGGCGATGACACCCGCGCCAAGTGGGATGGGGTGATGATCAGCGCCTCCGCCGGCAGCCAGGTGCATGCCGTTCACGGTGGGCGCGTGGTATTTGCCGATTGGCTGCGGGGCGCCGGTTTATTGGTAATTCTCGACCACGGTAATGGCTATTTGAGCCTTTATGGCCACAATCAGACATTGCTCAAGTCGGCAGGTGATGTTGTAAAAGCCGGTGAATCCATCTCCACTGTCGGTAACAGTGGTGGCCAGGACACCCCGGCGCTGTACTTCGCTATTCGTCAGCAGGGTCGCCCGAGCGATCCCGCACAATGGTGCCGTTCCCAAGGATAG
- a CDS encoding divergent polysaccharide deacetylase family protein, with protein MRFALIIAVLCSLAGVAHATPAGEPRKAYLTLIIDDLGQNLPRDRRVLALPGPVTTAIMPDTPHAAEFAREAHKAGKIVMLHMPMDPATGPFAWHPELPIEELGKRLDAAFNAVPYTAGVNNHMGSRMTAQPAAMAWLMAELQRRNKFFVDSRTSAQTVAAAEAQKIGLAHVSRDVFLDDERTEAAITTQLQTAIKLAHKQGSAVMIGHPYPQTLAVLERELPTLKAQGVEWIDIKLMISVRSNQAMAGHGKNGTYLPAHR; from the coding sequence ATGCGCTTTGCCCTGATCATCGCAGTATTGTGCAGCCTGGCCGGGGTCGCCCACGCGACCCCGGCCGGTGAGCCGCGCAAAGCCTATCTCACCCTGATCATCGATGATCTCGGGCAAAACCTGCCCCGGGATCGTCGCGTGCTGGCCCTCCCCGGGCCGGTGACCACGGCGATCATGCCCGACACGCCTCACGCCGCCGAATTCGCCCGCGAAGCCCACAAAGCCGGCAAGATCGTGATGCTGCACATGCCCATGGACCCGGCCACCGGCCCGTTCGCCTGGCATCCCGAGCTGCCTATCGAAGAGCTGGGCAAACGCCTGGACGCCGCGTTCAACGCCGTGCCCTACACCGCCGGCGTCAACAACCACATGGGCAGCCGCATGACCGCGCAACCCGCCGCCATGGCCTGGTTGATGGCCGAGCTGCAACGGCGCAACAAGTTCTTTGTCGACAGCCGCACCAGCGCGCAAACCGTAGCCGCCGCCGAGGCACAGAAGATCGGCCTGGCCCATGTCTCGCGGGATGTATTCCTGGACGACGAACGCACCGAAGCGGCGATCACCACCCAACTGCAAACCGCAATCAAGCTGGCCCACAAACAAGGCTCGGCCGTGATGATCGGCCACCCTTACCCGCAAACCCTGGCGGTGCTGGAGCGCGAATTGCCCACGCTCAAGGCACAGGGCGTGGAGTGGATCGACATCAAGTTGATGATCAGTGTGCGCAGTAATCAGGCCATGGCCGGTCACGGCAAAAACGGCACCTACCTTCCTGCGCATAGATAG
- a CDS encoding substrate-binding periplasmic protein: MFKQLLLALASISVLMVGTARSEEPSDASLVLLTENFPPYNMAKNGKNFAKDENIEGIAVDIVRETFKRAGISYNLTLRFPWERIYKLALEKPGYGVFVMARLPDREALFKWVGPIGPDDWVLLAKADSKIKLDDVKQARCYKIGAYKGDAIAESLEKQGLNPIVALRDQDNAQKLMDGQIDLWATGDPAGRYLARQVGVTQLRTVLRFNSAQLYLALNKDVPDDVMVRLQAALDQLRSEGVVDQIMARYL, encoded by the coding sequence ATGTTCAAACAGCTGCTGCTCGCTCTCGCCAGCATTTCCGTGCTGATGGTCGGTACCGCCCGATCCGAAGAACCGTCTGACGCCTCCCTGGTGTTGCTCACGGAAAATTTCCCGCCTTACAACATGGCGAAAAACGGCAAGAACTTCGCCAAGGACGAGAACATCGAAGGCATCGCCGTGGACATCGTGCGCGAGACCTTCAAGCGCGCCGGTATTTCCTACAACCTCACCTTGCGTTTTCCTTGGGAGCGAATCTACAAACTCGCCCTGGAGAAGCCCGGCTATGGCGTGTTCGTCATGGCCCGCCTGCCCGACCGCGAAGCGCTGTTCAAGTGGGTCGGCCCCATCGGTCCGGATGACTGGGTACTGCTCGCCAAAGCCGACAGCAAGATCAAGCTGGATGACGTGAAACAGGCGCGGTGCTACAAGATCGGCGCCTACAAGGGCGATGCCATCGCCGAGAGCCTGGAAAAGCAGGGCCTCAACCCGATCGTCGCGTTGCGTGACCAGGACAACGCGCAAAAGCTGATGGATGGCCAGATAGACCTATGGGCCACAGGTGATCCGGCGGGCCGATACCTGGCCCGCCAGGTCGGGGTGACCCAACTCAGAACCGTGCTGCGCTTCAACAGTGCGCAGCTTTATCTGGCGCTGAACAAAGACGTGCCGGATGACGTGATGGTCAGGCTGCAAGCGGCCCTTGATCAGTTACGGAGTGAGGGCGTTGTCGATCAAATCATGGCCCGTTACCTGTAG
- the gpmI gene encoding 2,3-bisphosphoglycerate-independent phosphoglycerate mutase — MTTTPKPLVLIILDGFGHSESHHDNAVYAARKPVLDRLTATVPNGLISGSGMDVGLPDGQMGNSEVGHMNLGAGRVVYQDFTRVTKAIRDGEFFENPTICAAVDKAVAAGKAVHFMGLLSDGGVHSHQDHLVAMAELAFKRGADKIYLHAFLDGRDTPPKSAQSSIELLDATFAALGKGRIASIVGRYFAMDRDNRWDRVSQAYNLIVDGQADFNAATAQQGLEAAYARGESDEFVKATTIGEPVKVEDGDAVVFMNFRADRARELSRVFVEDGFKEFERARQPKVQYVGLTQYAASIPAPAAFAPGSLDNVLGDYLAKNGKTQLRIAETEKYAHVTFFFSGGREEPFPGEERILIPSPKVATYDLQPEMSAPEVTDKIVDAIENQRYDVIVVNYANGDMVGHSGNLEAAVKAVECLDLCVGRIADALEKVGGEALITADHGNCEQMSDESTGQAHTAHTTEPVPFIYVGKRDFKVRNGGVLADVAPTMLMLMGLEKPVEMTGTSILV, encoded by the coding sequence ATGACTACCACGCCTAAACCTTTGGTCCTGATAATTCTCGATGGCTTTGGACACAGTGAAAGCCACCACGACAACGCGGTCTACGCGGCGCGCAAGCCGGTGCTGGACCGTTTGACCGCCACCGTGCCCAACGGCCTCATCTCCGGCTCCGGCATGGACGTGGGCCTGCCGGACGGCCAGATGGGCAATTCGGAAGTCGGCCACATGAACCTCGGTGCCGGACGAGTGGTGTATCAGGACTTCACCCGCGTGACCAAGGCGATCCGCGATGGCGAGTTCTTCGAGAACCCGACCATCTGCGCTGCGGTGGATAAAGCAGTGGCCGCCGGCAAGGCCGTGCACTTCATGGGCCTGCTGTCGGACGGCGGCGTACACAGCCACCAGGACCATCTGGTGGCCATGGCCGAACTGGCGTTCAAGCGTGGCGCCGACAAGATTTACCTGCACGCCTTCCTCGACGGCCGGGACACGCCACCCAAAAGTGCGCAATCGTCCATCGAACTGCTGGACGCCACCTTCGCCGCCCTGGGCAAGGGCCGCATCGCCAGCATCGTGGGCCGCTACTTCGCCATGGACCGCGACAACCGCTGGGACCGCGTATCCCAGGCCTACAACCTGATCGTCGACGGCCAGGCCGACTTCAACGCCGCCACCGCCCAGCAAGGCCTGGAAGCCGCCTACGCGCGCGGCGAAAGCGATGAGTTCGTCAAGGCCACTACCATCGGCGAGCCGGTGAAGGTTGAGGACGGCGACGCCGTGGTGTTCATGAACTTCCGCGCCGACCGTGCCCGCGAGCTGAGCCGCGTGTTCGTCGAAGACGGCTTCAAGGAATTCGAACGCGCGCGCCAACCCAAAGTGCAGTACGTGGGCCTGACGCAGTACGCCGCCAGTATTCCAGCCCCGGCCGCCTTTGCGCCGGGCAGCCTGGACAACGTGCTGGGCGATTACCTGGCAAAAAACGGCAAGACCCAGCTGCGCATCGCCGAAACCGAAAAATACGCCCACGTGACGTTCTTCTTCTCGGGCGGGCGTGAAGAACCGTTCCCCGGGGAAGAGCGCATCCTGATCCCGTCGCCAAAAGTCGCCACCTACGATTTGCAGCCGGAAATGAGCGCTCCGGAGGTGACCGACAAAATCGTCGACGCCATCGAGAACCAGCGTTATGACGTGATCGTGGTCAACTACGCCAACGGCGACATGGTCGGCCACAGCGGTAACCTGGAGGCGGCGGTCAAGGCCGTGGAATGCCTGGACCTGTGCGTGGGCCGCATCGCCGACGCGCTGGAAAAAGTCGGCGGCGAAGCACTCATCACCGCCGACCACGGCAACTGCGAGCAAATGTCCGACGAATCCACGGGCCAGGCCCACACCGCCCACACCACCGAGCCGGTGCCGTTCATCTACGTCGGCAAGCGTGATTTCAAAGTGCGTAACGGCGGGGTGCTGGCGGATGTCGCGCCGACAATGCTGATGTTGATGGGGCTGGAGAAGCCGGTTGAGATGACTGGCACTTCAATCCTGGTGTGA
- a CDS encoding S41 family peptidase produces the protein MLHLSRLTSLALTIALVIGAPLAFADQAAPAAPAATAASSAATTRAPLPLDELRTFAEVMDRIKAAYVEPVDDKTLLENAIKGMLSNLDPHSAYLGPEDFAELQESTSGEFGGLGIEVGAEDGNIKVVSPIDDTPASKAGIQAGDFIVKINGQPTRGQTMTEAVDKMRGKIGQKITLTLVRDGGNPFDVTLTRATIMVKSVKSQLLESGYGYIRITQFQVKTGDEVAKALAKLRKDNGKKLSGIVLDLRNNPGGVLQSAVEVVDHFITKGLIVYTKGRIANSELRFSATGNDLSENVPLAVLINGGSASASEIVAGALQDQKRGVLMGTTSFGKGSVQTVLPLNNERALKITTALYYTPNGRSIQAQGIVPDIEVRKAKITNEVDSEYYKEADLQGHLGNGNGGADQPTGSAAKAKPMPQDDDYQLAQALSLLKGLSITRSR, from the coding sequence ATGCTGCATTTGTCCCGCCTCACTTCGCTGGCCCTGACGATCGCCCTGGTGATCGGCGCGCCTCTGGCTTTCGCCGACCAGGCCGCCCCGGCTGCACCCGCCGCCACGGCCGCGTCCTCTGCCGCGACCACCAGGGCGCCGTTGCCGCTGGACGAGCTGCGCACCTTTGCAGAGGTCATGGACCGGATCAAGGCAGCCTATGTTGAACCCGTAGACGACAAGACCCTGCTGGAGAACGCCATCAAGGGCATGCTCAGCAACCTCGACCCGCACTCCGCCTACCTGGGCCCGGAAGATTTCGCCGAGCTGCAGGAAAGCACCAGCGGTGAATTCGGCGGCCTGGGCATCGAAGTCGGCGCCGAAGACGGCAACATCAAAGTGGTTTCGCCGATCGACGACACCCCGGCTTCCAAGGCCGGCATCCAGGCCGGCGACTTTATCGTCAAGATCAACGGCCAGCCGACCCGTGGCCAGACCATGACCGAAGCCGTCGACAAGATGCGCGGCAAGATCGGCCAGAAAATCACCCTGACCCTGGTACGCGACGGCGGCAACCCGTTCGACGTGACGCTGACCCGCGCGACGATCATGGTCAAGAGCGTGAAGAGCCAGTTGCTGGAGTCGGGCTACGGTTACATCCGCATCACTCAATTCCAGGTCAAGACCGGCGACGAAGTGGCCAAGGCCCTGGCCAAGCTGCGCAAGGACAACGGCAAGAAACTCAGCGGCATCGTGCTCGACCTGCGTAACAACCCAGGCGGCGTGCTGCAATCGGCGGTGGAAGTGGTCGACCACTTCATCACCAAGGGCCTGATCGTCTACACCAAGGGCCGTATCGCCAATTCCGAGCTGCGCTTCTCGGCCACCGGCAACGACCTCAGCGAAAACGTGCCACTGGCCGTGCTGATCAACGGCGGCAGCGCCTCGGCCTCGGAAATCGTCGCCGGCGCCTTGCAAGACCAGAAACGTGGCGTGCTGATGGGCACCACCAGCTTCGGCAAAGGCTCGGTGCAAACCGTATTGCCGCTGAACAACGAACGCGCGTTGAAGATCACCACGGCCTTGTACTACACGCCGAACGGTCGCTCGATCCAGGCCCAGGGCATTGTCCCGGACATTGAAGTACGCAAGGCCAAGATCACCAACGAGGTCGACAGCGAGTACTACAAAGAGGCGGACCTGCAAGGCCACCTGGGCAATGGCAACGGCGGCGCCGACCAGCCGACCGGCAGCGCAGCCAAAGCCAAGCCGATGCCACAGGACGATGATTACCAGTTGGCCCAGGCGCTGAGCCTGCTCAAGGGCCTGAGCATTACGCGCAGCCGTTGA